The DNA sequence GCTGGAGACAGAAGATCTAGGCCGGACGCTTGAAAAAGCGGCTGGAAATGATTTTGAACTGTCCGTCATTACGAACCGAGGCGCCAATGCCTATCCGAAAGGGCATACGGAAATTTTCACAACAGACCACTGGCGCTGTCGATTCCTTCCTGCCCAGGGAGAGGTCAGCAGTAAAAATATTAACGGTCTGCTTGAACGTATCACCGAAGCAGATGTGGAATGGATCAAAATCGAAAACTTATACAGCTTTAACGGAAAAGAAGGATATTCGGAAGCGAAGAAATAAGAAGAAGGGAGAACGGCTGCGCAGGCTGTTCTCCCTTTTTACATATCGGATGAAGCGTTGCAAATCATCGATCTGCTTGAACCAGACGGCTGCTTCTTCGAGCAGAGCGGAGGTGTCGGACGTCTTATCAAAAGAGAAAGGTGCCCGGGAAAAAATTCCTGCTGCGATTACGGAGGAGGATGGTTATCCTCTCCCGCTTAGAAAAATCTTTTTCAGCTGTTTTATACAAAAGTGCGTTTTTGTTTCAGCTGCTCATTCCGCTCAGCGAAAGCTGCGTTATGAGAGGAAACCATCCCCTGTGCCTGTGCATCCGGTTCAATGTACTGCTTCGCAGCATTGACGGCACAGGCTGCGTCCTGGAAAGCTCCTGCAAGGAGACGCAGTTTTCCTTCGTGAGTTACAACGTCTCCGGCGGCAAACAGCCCGGGTACATTCGTCCGGCCATTGCCGTCTGTTACGATTAGCTGCTGCTCCGTGAGGGAAAGAGCCAGAGACGTATCGTTTAAGAAGGCAAGTTCCCGCTCGTATCCGTGGTTGACGAGAACATGATCGACTTCTACGATTTTTCCTTCCAATTCCCCGCACTGCAGTTCCACTTTCTCAATATGAGAACCTGTTTTGTCTGCAATCAGGCGCTGAATGGAAGTGCGAAAGCGGCATTCAATGGTTGAACACATTAATTTTTCCACTTCGGACTCATGGGCTTTCAGCGTATCGTTGCGGCAGCTGAGGATCACGTTTTTCGCAACGCCTTCCAGCTCGTTGGCCCAGTCAATCGCGGCATTTCCCCCTCCGGAGATCAGCACCGTTTTATTCCTGAAAGTATCGAGGGACTGGACGGTATAGTGAAGGTTGGTAATCTCATAGCGTTCTGCCCCTTCGACCTCCAGACGCTGGGGAGTGATAATGCCGCCTCCTGCAGCGCAGATCACGGCTTTGGAATGGAACGTTTTCCCTTCCTCCGTAAAGATAGAAAAAGAACCGTCCTCCTCTTTAACAACATCTTTTACCGTAGTATTCAGGTGAACTTCCGGATCAAAAGTCTGCCCCTGATCAATAAGCTGCCGGCAGAAATCGGCTCCGCTTGCCGGGGGGAGGCCTCCGACGTCCCAAATCATTTTTTCCGGGTAGAGCTGCACTTTGCCGCCAAGGCTTCCCTGAGCTTCAATAATACGTACCTTCAAACCGCGGATACCGCTGTAAAAAGCTGCGTACAAACCGGCTGGACCTCCGCCGATAATCGTCACATCTATTGTCATTTTTTCTTCATCCTCTCCAAAATAAAAGCCTGTTTTTACTTCGCATTTTTATGCTTATAGTGTTCCTGAAGAAGAGCAGGAGGCACAATCACTGTTCCCGTCCTTTTTCCTTCACAAAAACTTCAATTAGCAATTTTCAAAACGCCGTTGACAATGATTCTCATTCGTTCTATGATAAACATTGTACATGAAATTGAGAATCATTATCAATAACTATTTTAAATAACACAAGGCGGTGACCATATATGAGCAAGTTGGAGGCATACTCGATTCAAGCAGGGTACGGAGAGAAGCCTATCATCGATCAGCTTTCCGTTTCTATTCCATCCGGGCAGATTACGACGATTATCGGTCCGAACGGATGCGGAAAATCAACGTTGTTGAAAGCCTGTTCCCGGCTTCTGCCGATGCAGCAGGGTTATGTTTATCTGGACGGGGAAGCCATCCAGCAGATCCCGACCAAGCAGCTTGCTAAAAAAATGGCGATTCTTCCACAGACCCAGCAGGGAGCGAACGGATTGACAGCCTATGAACTCGTTTCCTACGGCCGCTATCCTCACCAGCGTGCTTTCGGACGGCTTTCAGCCCTTGATAAGGAACGCATTGCCTGGGCAATGGAAGTGACCGGAACAATGCCATTTAAAGACCAGCTCGTTGACGGTCTTTCCGGGGGCCAGAGACAGCGGGTCTGGATCGCTATGGCGCTGGCACAGGATACAGAACTCATTTTCCTCGATGAACCAACAACTTATCTCGATATGGCTCACCAGCTTGAAGTATTGGAACTGCTTGAAAAGCTGAACCGCGAAGAAGGCCGTACCATTGTGATGGTCCTTCATGATTTGAACCAGGCATCCCGTTTCTCCGACTTTTTAATCGCAATGAAAGAGGGGAAAATCTTGGAAACTGGTTCCAGCGAACAGATTATTCGTGCGGAAGTCCTCCGGGATGTGTTCGAAGTGGAGGCACTTATCGGCAAAGACCCACATACTGGAAAACCAATGTGCATGACTTATCATTTACTTAAGGGAGAGAATACTTATCATGAAAAGAACAATCGCAATCACCTCGCTGTCGCTTCTCACGCTTAGTCTTGCCGCTTGCGGCGGGAATGAAGCAGACACTGGAGCTGACGCCTCGGGAAACGCGAATGAAAATATAGAAGAAAATACACAAAACGAAACAAATAATCAATCAGAAGAAAACGGTGGGAATGAAACAAATAATCAAGACGAGGCAGAAAACACCGGAGATGGGGAAGGCGGAACGATTACTTATGAATCTCCGGACGGACCGGTGGAAGTGCCGGAAGATCCGCAGCGGGTCGCTGTTCTTTCCACATTTGCAGGAAACGTAATGGCACTTGACGTGCCGCTCGTCGGAGTGGATGCGTGGAGCATGGATAATCCCCAGTTTGCGGAAGAGCTGGAAGGTGTAGAGGAAATTACCGATGAGAGTCTTGAGAAGCTGATTGAGCTGGATCCGGATTTGATTATCGGTCTTGATAACATTAACAACGTGGATCAGCTGAATGAAATTGTGCTTCTGTCAAAAAAGTGGACAAAACACGGTCACCTTTTTTCTGCTTTTGTTCCTGTTTTTCCCACTCTGTCCACGTTTCCCGCTTTTATCCAGATGGAAAGCTGATCGATGAAAGTGTCTGTCTTTTTTTCTCTCGTTCAAAGGCGGCCGGGGTCTCGTACCCGAGCGTGGAATGCAGCCGTTCCTCGTTATAAAAGTGCACATAGTCCGCGATCAGCTCCCGGGCTTCTCGTTTGCTCGGCAGGTCCCAGAGGTAGAGGAATTCCTGCTTGAATCCCGAAAAAAAGGACTCCAGACAGGCATTGTCATACGGGTCGCCTCTGGCACTCATACTGATGGTCGCTTTCACTTCCTGCAGGACGTTCACGTAATCCTTGGCGGTGTACTGCGAACCCTGGTCCGAGTGATGAATCAGTCCCTTCTCCGGCCGGCGACGCCCGAGGGCCTCTTCCAGGGCCTGTTTTGACAGCTCCGTTTTCATATGATCCTCCAGGCTGTAGGCCAGGATCCGTTTGGAGCACAGGTCCAGCACCGGGTTGAAATACAGCGCCCCTTCGAGGGTTGGGATGTAGGTGATATCCACAGCCCAGGCCTGATCCAGCTCTTTCGGGCGAAAAGCACGTCCCAGTTCATTGGGATATACCTGTCCGTGAGCGGAAGCTTTCGTGGTGCCCACCCGTTTCCAGCAGCGGCGGGACGCAAGCCCGAGCTCCTTCATCCGGTTGGCCACGGTCTTTTGGGAGACGATCCATCCTTCCTGGATCAGGCGGGCATGGATCCGCGGGCTGCCGTAGGTTTCGCGGCTCTCCAGAAAGAGCCAACGGATCGCCTGCTCCAGTTTCCGCCGCCCGCTTTCCCTCGAAGAGGGACCTTCCTTCTTTCGTTTGATGTAGTCATAATACCCGGAACGGGAGACCCCGAGAACCTGGCACATCTTCGTCACGCGGTGTTCCTCCGCGTGCTCCTCGATAAACGTAAACCATGCTACTTTTCCGGGTCCTCCGCGAAGATGTGCAGCGCTTTTTTTAAGATATCATTTTCCTCTTCCAGCTCCCGCCGCGCTTTCTCGGAAGCTTCCAGCTGACTGCGGTATTCCGTGGCGGTGAGGAGGCGCTCCTGGTCCGTCTTTTTTGCTTTTTCTTGTTCTTCCTTATACGTTTTAATCCATCGCATGAGGGAACTATAGGAAATGCCAAGCTCCCGCTCCAGATCCGCCGGCTTCCGTCCATCCTGCACGACCAGTTTGGCAACATACCGGCGGAAGCCTTTGTCGTAATGATTCTCTCCTTTCGGCATCCGTGATCCCTCCCTGCTTTCTGTTTAGTAGCTGTTATTCTATCATGAACACGTGTCCACTTTTTATACTAACTTCAAAATTGCTCCGACAGTTACTTATGAATATGCAGAACTGGATTACCTGGAGCAGCATATTGAAATTGGAAAACTGTTGAATAAAGAAGAAGAAGCAACCGCCTGGGTGGAGGATTTCGAGGAAGAAGCTTCTGCTCTTGGCGAAGACATTAAAGCAGAGATCGGAGAAGACTCGACCGTTTCGGTTTTTGAAAACTTCGATAAGCAGCTGTACGTTTTCGGCGATAACTGGGGCAGGGGCACGGAAATTCTATACCAGGAAATGGATATAGAAATGCCTGAAAAAGTAGAGGAAATGGCTTTGGAAGAAGGTTTCTATGCTCTTTCCGCTGAAGTTCTTCCGGAATTTGCAGGAGACTACATGGTCTTCAGTAAAGTATCCGATGCGGACAACTCGTTTACAGAGACAGAAACATATCAAAGCATTCCAGCAGTGGAAGAAGGAAATGTCATCGAAGTCGATGCGATGTCTTTCTACTTTAACGATCCGCTCACGCTTGAATATCAGCTCGACGTATTTGAAGAAGAATTTCTTCAGTAGAACCGCCTGAGCATATTAGAAGGAGTCTTCCTCATGTTTGGACTATCACGCCGTACACTTACATTGAGCATTTATTTTCCAGCAGCATTCGTGCTGCTGGCTGTTTCGTTTTTTCTGTCTGTTTTTCTGGGAGCAGCCGATATCGGCCCGATGGAAGTGTGGCGGGCGGTTTTCACAAATGAGACGGGCTCAAATTATGCGATTATCCGCGATATCCGTCTTCCTCGTGAAGTCGGGGCGGCGCTTACAGGTGCGGCACTCGCTGCAGCAGGAACAATCATGCAGGGGATGACGAGAAATCCCCTGGCAGACCCGGGGCTGCTCGGTCTCACCGCCGGAGCAAATCTGGCGCTTGCCATTATGCTTGCCTTTTTGCCCGGCACTAATTACATAGGGTTAATGATCGCCTGTATGGCAGGAGCCAGCGTAGCAGCGGCGATCGTATTCGGCGTAAATAAAATGTCCCGCGGACCAGTTTCTCCGTTCCGCATCGTGCTGGCCGGAGCGGCAGTGACCGCTTTTTTTCATGCGCTTGCAGAAGGGATCGGGCTGCTTTTCCGTATTTCGCAGGAAGTTTCCATGTGGACAGCCGGAGGCTTAATCGGGACCAACTGGGCCCAGCTGGAGCTGATCAGCCCTGTAATTATTACAGCGCTGATAATTGCCCTGCTGCTATCCAAACAGTTGACGATTCTGAATTTAAACGAGGATGTGGCAGTCGGACTCGGCCAGCGGACGGAGCTGGTGAAAGCAGTCCTGTTTATTCTCGTCATTCTGCTTGCAGGCACAGCGGTTGCTCTTGTCGGAAATATGGCGTTTATCGGCCTGATGATTCCCCACATTGTAAGAAGCTTTGTCGGAACGGATTACCGTTTTATTCTTCCTATGTCCGCCCTTGTCGGAGCTGCTTTTCTGCTGCTTGCAGATACGGCTGGACGCACGATCAACGCTCCTTATGAAACCCCGGTTGCTGCCCTTGTAGCTATTCTCGGCCTGCCGTTTTTCCTCTGGATTGTGAAAAAAGGAGGACAGGCGATATGAATTCCCAGCGTTTTTCTTTTCTGCCGCTGCTGCTGACAGTATTCGGGCTGCTTCTGCTGACGATGGTGATCAGCACAGGTGTCGGCTACTCGGAGCTGTCTTTTTCCCGCATTTTCCCTGTTCTCTTCGGAAACGGGACGTTTGCGGAGTCGTTCGTTCTTTATTCCGTAAGACTTCCGCGTATTTTCATTACGCTTTTAGCGGGCGCAGCGCTCGCGTTATCCGGAGCTATTCTTCAGGGGTTAACGAGAAACGACCTTGCTGATCCCGGTATTGTCGGAATTAACTCCGGAGCCGGTACAGCGGTAGCTGTTTTCTTTTTGTTTTTTCCGCTGTCGGCCGGAAACTTCGTTTTTCTGCTTCCGGTTGTTGCTTTTGCGGGGGCACTGATTACAGCAGCGCTGATTTACTTGTTTTCCTACGAAAAAAATACCGGGCTGCAGCCGGGACGCTTTATCCTCGTCGGTGTCGGTTTTTCCCTTGCTTTATCGGGACTCATGATTGTACTGATTTCCGGAGCGGACCGGATGAAAGTCGAATTTATCGTTCAATGGCTCGCCGGAAGCATCTGGGGGACAGACTGGCCCTTTATTCTCGCACTGCTTCCCTGGCTGCTCGTGCTCGTCCCGGTAACCTATTATTATGCACGGGACTTAAACATGATCGGCCTGGGAACCGCCGTGGCTACCGGCGTTGGGGTGTCGATGAGAAAGACGCAGATTCGTCTGCTTCTCACGGCTGTCGCCCTTGCCGCTTCTGCCGTGTCGGTCACCGGAGGCATCGCTTTTGTCGGTCTGATGGCGCCTCACATTGCGAGATCCCTTACCGGGGCGGATCACCGGCGTCTGCTGCCGCTTGCTATGATGATAGGGGCGCTGCTACTCGTTCTCGCTGATACCGTAGGACGCAATCTTATTGAACCGGACGGGCTTCCTGCCGGTGTCGTCGTCTCACTTCTTGGAGCTCCCTATTTTATTTATCTGCTGCTGAAAAGGCCTTCCTGACGTATTGGAGGCACAGAAAAAAAGCTGTTCCGTATAACTGCTGCAGGCAGAAAACGGAACAGCTTTTTTGTTTTGAGCCCTTAAGACAGTTCAAAGGATGGTTTCCCGGGCAGGAAGACCATCCAGGCTCATCGCTCTATAAAGTATCAGTATGTCCGCGACCGGCGTCTTCTTCTTAAAAGTACGAGGCTAAAACAGTTTCAGC is a window from the Alkalicoccus halolimnae genome containing:
- a CDS encoding ABC transporter ATP-binding protein, translating into MSKLEAYSIQAGYGEKPIIDQLSVSIPSGQITTIIGPNGCGKSTLLKACSRLLPMQQGYVYLDGEAIQQIPTKQLAKKMAILPQTQQGANGLTAYELVSYGRYPHQRAFGRLSALDKERIAWAMEVTGTMPFKDQLVDGLSGGQRQRVWIAMALAQDTELIFLDEPTTYLDMAHQLEVLELLEKLNREEGRTIVMVLHDLNQASRFSDFLIAMKEGKILETGSSEQIIRAEVLRDVFEVEALIGKDPHTGKPMCMTYHLLKGENTYHEKNNRNHLAVASHA
- a CDS encoding transposase; protein product: MPKGENHYDKGFRRYVAKLVVQDGRKPADLERELGISYSSLMRWIKTYKEEQEKAKKTDQERLLTATEYRSQLEASEKARRELEEENDILKKALHIFAEDPEK
- a CDS encoding FecCD family ABC transporter permease — protein: MFGLSRRTLTLSIYFPAAFVLLAVSFFLSVFLGAADIGPMEVWRAVFTNETGSNYAIIRDIRLPREVGAALTGAALAAAGTIMQGMTRNPLADPGLLGLTAGANLALAIMLAFLPGTNYIGLMIACMAGASVAAAIVFGVNKMSRGPVSPFRIVLAGAAVTAFFHALAEGIGLLFRISQEVSMWTAGGLIGTNWAQLELISPVIITALIIALLLSKQLTILNLNEDVAVGLGQRTELVKAVLFILVILLAGTAVALVGNMAFIGLMIPHIVRSFVGTDYRFILPMSALVGAAFLLLADTAGRTINAPYETPVAALVAILGLPFFLWIVKKGGQAI
- a CDS encoding FecCD family ABC transporter permease, encoding MNSQRFSFLPLLLTVFGLLLLTMVISTGVGYSELSFSRIFPVLFGNGTFAESFVLYSVRLPRIFITLLAGAALALSGAILQGLTRNDLADPGIVGINSGAGTAVAVFFLFFPLSAGNFVFLLPVVAFAGALITAALIYLFSYEKNTGLQPGRFILVGVGFSLALSGLMIVLISGADRMKVEFIVQWLAGSIWGTDWPFILALLPWLLVLVPVTYYYARDLNMIGLGTAVATGVGVSMRKTQIRLLLTAVALAASAVSVTGGIAFVGLMAPHIARSLTGADHRRLLPLAMMIGALLLVLADTVGRNLIEPDGLPAGVVVSLLGAPYFIYLLLKRPS